One Candidatus Rokuibacteriota bacterium genomic region harbors:
- the tsaB gene encoding tRNA (adenosine(37)-N6)-threonylcarbamoyltransferase complex dimerization subunit type 1 TsaB, with product MKLLAVESATLSGGVALLDDDRVLGEITLNIAITHSERLMSAVDRLLADCGLAPADLDGLAVSVGPGSFTGLRVGLATVKALAMALDLPVAPVPTLDALAARLPFADAPVCPILDARKGEVYLSLYRWSGSGMERQWDYLALPPESAAARLEAPVILLGNGIEACRPWLDRLGAGARVAPAAQRMPSAAAVAVLGRAALVAGGGVSAEALAPLYLRPSEAELKSRRG from the coding sequence ATGAAGCTGCTCGCCGTCGAGAGCGCCACGCTGTCGGGCGGGGTCGCGCTGCTGGACGACGACCGCGTGCTCGGCGAGATCACGCTGAACATCGCCATCACGCACTCGGAGCGCCTCATGTCGGCGGTGGACCGCCTGCTCGCCGACTGTGGGCTCGCCCCGGCGGATCTGGACGGTCTCGCCGTCTCCGTGGGGCCGGGCTCCTTCACGGGGCTCCGCGTGGGCTTGGCGACCGTCAAGGCGCTTGCCATGGCGCTCGACCTGCCGGTGGCTCCCGTGCCGACGCTCGACGCGCTCGCCGCCCGCCTGCCCTTCGCGGATGCTCCCGTCTGCCCCATCCTCGATGCGCGCAAGGGAGAGGTCTATCTCTCGTTGTACCGCTGGAGCGGGAGCGGGATGGAGCGGCAGTGGGACTACCTGGCGCTGCCGCCGGAGTCGGCGGCGGCGCGGCTCGAGGCGCCCGTTATCCTGCTGGGCAACGGGATCGAGGCCTGCCGTCCCTGGCTCGATCGGCTAGGGGCGGGCGCTCGGGTCGCCCCGGCCGCCCAGCGAATGCCCTCGGCGGCCGCCGTGGCCGTACTCGGGCGCGCTGCGCTCGTCGCGGGCGGCGGCGTGAGCGCCGAGGCCCTGGCGCCGCTCTACCTCCGCCCGTCGGAGGCCGAGCTCAAGTCGCGGCGGGGCTGA